GCAAAGTGCCAGGGGTAGTGTTTTACTGTTTGCTGATGCTGATGGGGCCACAACCTTTAGTGACTTGAAAAAACTAGATGAAAGTCTGAAGCACATTCTAGGATGTATGTGATCTCTTTTCCACACATTTTCAATGACAAAACagtttttaaaacaatatatcaTAATTTCCAGTCGACTATATTACATCACCAGACAAAACTGCAACTTCGCACGCAGTAGTCTGTGGCTCGCGAGCCCACCtagaagaggaggaaaaagcCAAACGCTCCCTATTTCGTTTACTACTAATGCACGGCTTCCATTTCCTCGTTTGGTTCTTTTGCGTAAAGAACGTTCACGACACACAGTGCGGTTTCAAGCTGCTGACGCGCGAGTCCGCTCGAGTCGTCTTTACGGCGCTACACGTTGAACGTTGGGCCTTTGACGTGGAGATGCTCTACATAGCCGAAACGCTAAAGCTGCCCATATCCGAGGTTGCCGTCGAATGGCAAGAGATCGAGGGCTCCAAGATAGTACCTGTCTGGAGCTGGTTACAGATGGGTCGCGACCTCGTGCTCATCTCGCTCAGATACAAGCTCGGTGCCTGGAAAATTGCAAGGCCCAAGATCGGTTGATTAATGATGGACGCAATCTATTGCTTTGGAATATTGGAGCCAGACTCTTTTTGGAGTAATTTTAGCGCGACCGCATTTCTTTGCTTGGAAAGAGAACGCAGACACGGATTACAAACCGTAATTTTTTGGTAgactgattttttttcgtcattCATTGATTTATTTGTAACAAAAAAAGACGATAATCAGTTattattttcgattttatGAAGCCGCCACTTTTGAGCAATGACTTcaatatattaacaaaaaaaaaactaatttttgtaaaagaatAGTATGTATCGTTTACATTTCATATATACAAATAATGTATGTCTATATGTGATTTCAAtcatattgcaaaaaaaattgcaatatgTGTAAGTTACTACGATTACAAAATGTAAACTAATAAGAGAAatcatattttcatattttacaaGTTGATGAAACGTGATAATCTGTTGCTCATAATATACAAAAAGTACGCGAGAAAATCATTTTGTTTGttataaaacaattattttaattcatgCTCATAATTCGATAAGTTACGTTCTAACTATGCTTATTTTGTtgctaaaaatataaaaaattgtttgaagctaaaaatatatatgacagatatgtgtatatatgaCACACAAGATGGCTTCAAGACAGCATTGACAGCCTATTTATCTTGTTCCCCGAAAAACCGCTCTGAGATCAATAGCAAACAAATATCCCATCTTTAGGGGTGGGTTTTCCCCTCCTGGATATCAGGGTTATTCACTATAATGTTGGAATAGCACGTGCGTTTATATGGATCACATGACCTAATACGTCACTCACATGGCGCACAGTAGGGCGGGGATGTGCACGTATATGCGTCTGTATCCAAGCTGATTTCGTCATTATTGCGAGAGTAGTGGGGCTGCGATTTAATCCGCACCAAGATCATATACCTATACAGCTCTACACGCATACTTATAAAGTATCCTCGGTGCGAGTGTGCTGCGTCGTGTAGTAAGTGTTCGCGGCCGTTACACAGCTAGGCtacctatatataataatacctACTTATAGGAAGGTTCGTTGTTCCTGCTTGATTTCCGAGAGAAGTGTTTTTTTGCCTACCACCGGTCTCTCCGCATCGCGCACAAGGTCAGCGGGCAACAAAAAAGCGACTTTTTGGCTGAAGAATCTTCGAGAAGAgcagattttgaaaatgtcgttCGTCTCGCCGATGCCTAGCCGCGAATTTCTGTGGGATGTTTTTCAAAGGTGAGTACTTGGAGATATATAGGCTATATTGCATATGATGAGGTTTTCCACCTGACGTGGCCTCTTATTTTCCACAGATGATTCATGATCTGTGCACCTCACATTCACGCGATTAAatgattttctcctctcgatTTCGTATCCGTGGACCCGATGAACTCTTCAAGACTTATTTATAACTGaaagcaaaatattttttcaagataGACAGGCTCTCAATAATAATTAGCCAAAGTAACTTTgactttattaatatttagcTTTGAAATTAGATGTTTTCATCAAATTAATcgttataaatcaaaaaagaaTTATCTGTTGATATTGAAGAATATTACATAGTTGGAAAATGCATTGATTTTAATGATATTCATTTCAGAGTTGACAAGGACCACTCAGGAGAAATCACAGCCGATGAATTACAGCAAGCGCTTTCTAATGGAACATGGACACCTTTTAATCCGGAAACTGTTCGTTTAATGATTGGTaagttatttatatttttatttgtttacattGCTTCATGTACAGATGTGATGTGTAACACATTTTTCTAAGACTTATTTTATACGGAGTGAATGTTTATGGTGCTTTATTAATATTGGTGCTGGTAAAAAGTGTAGATACTATTTGTTCGTTTTTGCCTATGGCTAAATTTTGTTCATGCAGGTATGTTTGACAATGACAAACCAAATTCCGAAAATTCCTCAGGTATGTTCGATAAGAAAAATACTGGCACTGTAAACTTTGAAGAGTTTGGAGCACTATGGAAGTATGTCACAGACTGGCAGAATTGCTTCAGATCCTTTGATCGTGACAATAGTGGAAATATAGACCGAAATGAATTGAAGAATGCTTTAGTAAGCTTTGGATATAGGTTATCAGATACAATAATTGACACTCTGATGCGCAAATATGATCGAGCTGGCAGAGGAACAATATACTTTGATGATTTTATTCAATGCTGTGTTGTCTTATACGTGAGTTTTCTATATTTCCAGGatataactattaataaaaaatttagtttttaatcACTTCAAACTTTTCTCTTTTCTAGACATTGACTTCAGCTTTTCGACAATATGACACAGATTTGGATGGGGTTATCACAATTCATTATGAGCAGTTCTTAGGAatggtttttaatttgaaGGTGTAGGACCCTCAAAGAGAACTGTATGCGTTTACTTGTTCACTATTGTTCATATTCGTAATTTGAAAGAGTACTATATGGCCTGTGTGTTAGAAAATGATTGATTTCATAAAATCTATTTATGGAGTCTGccaaaattatgccaaatgcTAGTTGCTTgtaacttgaaattttatcttttataatatacttacAACCACATTCATATTTGGCCTATACACAAATATACTCTAAAGATTCAGCGTTAAATACACTAAGGATGATATAAATGTTTCCAATCAGATgatatattacaattattttgcTCTAAGCTGCAGAAGTCAATATGAAAAATCCAACATTCCTATATATTAAAAGCCgtaaaagattaaaaaactaCTGAAAGTTATgaaagattttgaaaataacaatattaataatatttataaaaaagttttactataagtaaaagaaaagaatgAGCAGACAGCTAAAACTTTTGTTATGCCAAGGgtaaaaaacttttataaatgataaaacatCAAAGTCAATCAAATAATTTACAGACATTTTTACATGTTAtactataaatattatatacttaGCTTAAAAAACGTCCGCCGTTAAGTAATGTCTTTATCAAAagtgtaattatttattatatcaaGAAGTTTTTTGATGACAGTGCTACTTGCGTGACTATTATATACAATTGtcttatatacatatgtattttctcaaatatttttacatgtaaatatttttctatttgtatctgtaataatctaataatactattatgtaataatattattattgaatgatcatattaaatttttattataaagtatGATTTGTCTAAtgaattgtattttatttctcTAAACTTTTATCTATATACTAATTGTATAGAAAAGTTACAACTgtttatacctatatatattaGCAGAAGAAGAATACATAAATCATCTATAATGTGTCAGCCGGAATATGGAGGTTATGTTTACATCAGTGTGATAAATATATCGTATAGAGCCAGGACTTATTCGCGTATATTTCTGCTCTGACGCAACTATATAAATGATAAGAATAAATGTATCGTTGCTTAGAAGGGGtgataaaacttttaaatcttATAAAAGAATTGAAACAGAACTATATTGTTATTTCAAAAAGTctttaaattattaagaaAAGAGATAATGCTAAccgaatttattgaaattaatgAACTAGTCTTATCATCTATTTTATTATGTGGTGTACTTATACCTTTGCTGATAATAACGCTCTTACGAATgagattttcaaaaaatcgtcgtaaaagaaaagaaaatgaaataacCATTGGTATATTTCATCCCTACTGCAATGCTGGTGGCGGTGGAGAACGAGTGCTTTGGGCTGCTGTCCATGCATTACAAACTAAATATCAAAGTGGACagatttacatttacacaggAGACTTGGATGCTGACAGAGACAAAATTCTCAATAATGTTGAGAAAGTGTTTAACATAAAGGTGCAAGATAATGTCAAGTTTATATACCTATTCACCAGAAAATGGGTTGAAGCTGATAATTATccatattttacaatacttGGGCAAAGTTTAGGATCGATCCGGCTTGGATTTGAGGCACTTCAACAGTTGCAACCAGATATATTTATTGATACCATGGGTTATGCCTTTACATATCCATTATTTAAGTACATTGGAGGATGTAAAGTTGCATCGTATACACATTACCCAACCATATCAACAGATATGCTGAGGCATGTGTATCGTAGAGCTTATGCACGTAATAACCGTAAAGTTATAGCTAGAAATCCATTTTTAACAGCAGCGAAaattgtatattataaaatatttgcctTTTTATATGGTATAGTTGGTAGAACAGCTGACATAATAATGGTGAACTCTTCGTGGACTGAAGATCATATCAATTCTATTTGGAAATGTCCTTTGCAGATTCATCGAATTTACCCTCCATGTGATATAGAGAAACTCGTGACTTTACCATTAATAACGGATGAAGAAAAAGGAGACATCATTCGCATAGTTTCAGTAGGACAATTTAGACCAGAGAAGAATCATCCCCTTATGCTCAGGGCTATGTATGAATTGAGGTCAATAGTTGATGAAGAGACTTGGAAGAAAATACGTCTAGTTTTGATTGGCTCAACACGTAATCACGATGATGAAGTTCGAGTAAAGGATATGGAAGATTTGTCAAAACATTTAGCTTTGGATAAGAATGTAGAGTTCCACTTGAATATCTCATATTCAGATTTGATTACTCAGCTTGAACAAGGAACTATTGGCCTACACACAATGTGGAATGAACATTTTGGAATAAGTATTGTTGAGTGCATGGCGGCAGGACTTATCATGGTTGCTCATGCCTCTGGTGGACCCAGAGCTGACATTATTGAGACACAAACTGGATCTCAAAATGGATTTTTGGCACAAGATGCTGAAGAATATGCCCAAATTCTGGCTTACATCATCAAGATGACTCcaaatgaaagggatactatACGAAATGCTGCTAGATCATCTGTTCACAGATTTTCAACTGAACATTTTGAAAAGGAATTCTTGAGAACAATTGAGCCACTCTTTCGATTAGAATAAAGTGTTACCTACTTGgacaaatatataaatttaattagcgtgaaatttttaataaattttatagataatatatttatattagaattaATTTGTTGATAATATGATAAGAAATAAATACTGAATTTACTAAAATTGTGGCCAGAATTAAAAGCTTTATCCatagaatattttcttaataaatacaattataaGGTCTCCAAAACTATTTTGTTAACATTACAGTCAAAACTAAtaaagaatttcaaaaacatatttttgactttttttttaaattttcgcaaagagtattttaacaaaaatgtcCCTATATGCAATGTGGGCAGGTCCAAATCCTTGTCCCTATAATATATACATCGTAGTATATGCTCGAAGCATCGTGCAAACTCGATGAGGTTATGTCTAATACAAATCACCAAAACGTGGTGAAAACTGTAACAAAACGGCAAAAttaatgtatgtatgtatatgttacagtatatttattaatacgaAAAAATGGAGGCCGTTTTTGAATTATTAGACTACTTAAAAAGTATCTCGATTACCGTACCTTTAACATTGCTGCTTAGTTATGGATTGTATAAAGTTTACAGGAGGAAACAAGCACAGCCCTCCGAAGGAAAAGTAAGCTTTAATTacttgttgtttttttttttttttcaatacataTGTCTGCATATGTTTTGTAACAATAACCATCCTATTTTCatttgtaatttattttaatttgtatcACTATATTACAGGAATATTCAGATGACTCGTCATCAGATTCAAGTAGCTCAGACAGTGCCATGgatgattattttaaattagtCTTAGTTGTCAGAAATGACCTGAAAATGGGAAAAGGCAAAGTTGCTGCTCAGTGCGCACatgcagcagtagcagcctACAAATTAGCCAAAAAGTACCCCACAATTCTTAAAGCATGGGAATACAATGGTCAAACTAAAATCACCCTCAAGGTAGATATTTATTTAGCATAGTTCTTAGTGTAATTTCAAGATAAGATTAAATggttttttctattttcagtGTGAAACTGAAGCTGAATTAATGGAGTTGCACCAGACTGCAAAAAAAATAGGACTTTTATCAAACATTGTGCGAGATGCAGGTCAAACACAAGTAGCGCCAGGTAGCAGAACAGTATGTGGAATAGGACCAGGACCTTGTAAATTTATAGATCAAATAACTGgtcatttaaaattatattgattttttaaaatccagcttatttctataaaagatTTTTATCATTAACGGCCATGGAGATAAACCCTTAaacttaaatttaaattataaaaagtaaaaatggaTACATAAGAATATTCAGAATCTAATTTTTTTGCCAACTAACTTGTCTTGCAAAAGgcatatttttgtaatatatgtaaacagcattttataaaatttataagatacttatttagaaaataaattttcttcgGGTAGAAATAAAACGAAATTCTGCTAGTAATTCGAAATGAAccatttattttctaaatctttATAAAGGGATATTTTACATGTTTAGTATTAGAAATCTATATAGTACATTTTCTTCTAAAAATGTGGACGGCACTGTTATTCAATCATATAAACtgctcttttattattttgttcacTACTGAATGAGGTTTACTTTAATTATATGCATTTTAATTATCTCAAATATTGGGACATTTTAAATGAAATGTTTTTTTCCATTTCTATAACCATTCCCATACCATAACCTGACGAAGGAGTTCGTAAAGTATGATGTTATTTAATAATCATCGAAGGAAGTCTTGAgcattctttttttgtttgagaaaaataatgttttagtACAGCTTTATGGAAAAATACTTTGCATTAAAAGATTTGTTAGCCTTTTAGCACCAAGTGCCATTGAAATATTGTGGGAATAATTCAATACGTTGATTTTGTAACATTTAAATcgattatcaatatttttttatcatcaaaatcatatacttaaaacaatatCACACGATTTCCAGCCATCATCcataatttatgaaaacatTCCCAAAACATTTcatacatataataataaggGCTAAACCAGTTAATCGCATAAATAcgtaattataaaaaagttatatcAGTATGACCTATTGATCCATGAATAGGAACTAAGTACTGATGTTTCtttgaataaatttgttttaaaatattttacttcaTCTTTAAATAAGTACTACTATCACCCACCCCGGTTGCTAGTCTGAGAATTTCTTGATGAAATCAAACTACAGTGGCGGTGGTGGTGCTTTTCTACGAATCTTATTGGAACTTGTAGCGCTGCATTGGGATTCGGCAATGGACCTACCATCAGCCTCATCTCTTCGGCAGAGTTCCGTCTCATTTTGCAGCCAGCTGGTCGTTTGACTGTGTCCCACGACTATGTTGTTTCTGCCAATGAGTTCATGCGTTTGCTCCTCGTTCTCAGATACGGGACAGCCACCCACTTCCTCCAGTAGCTTCGACAACGAGGGTGCTAATCCCAGGCCTAGGTTGCGTTCATGATAGACTTCGGAAATCGTAGGGGTCAACTCACGAGTCAAACTTGTAAGAGAAGTGGCCAGGTTACGAATGTTACTGTGGGAATGGGGATGATGGTGTGATGCCTCCGAGGTTTGAGCAGTTTCCTGCTCGCTTATGGGTTCATTGCTCTTGCTACCGTTAGACATCAGTGTTTGAGGCGTTTTTCTTGGAGTGTTCATAGTCGTTGGACCTGTACCGAGCTCTGTACGCACACTAAGTCGTTCCAGAACAGTTGCCGGAAGTGCGGGTAAGGGTTGACGACGTAAGATAGTACTGTGTCCACTACTCTCCCAATCGGTCACCGAGCCACTTGAGCTTGAGCCTGGTCTTGGGACGCTACACTGATCAGGGTAGAGATTGCGGATTCGTGTCTGGTGATTTAAACTTAAAGCTGCAGCTGGCGGGTTCAGTGTAAAACTCTCACTCAATTCGTCTGGTAAAAATAAAGCATGAATAATTACGCTTTTAAAATGTATCTTTTccaataaactaataaattatGTAATAGCTAGTACATACCTTGAGCATTTTGACAATCCAAACGTGGAAGAGATAAGCTTGGCGTTTCCATCGTTTTGCCATCGGGTTCTCCACGATGTTTAACATAACTTGCAAATGCGCCACCCAATCTCGGTCGCTCAGAAAGTCCTCTTTCGGTTTGTGGTATCGGAGCTAAGTTTTCCATAGAACTACCCGAGTCTAAGCTGAGACTTTTGGGTGCTTCTTgcgtatctgcacaggtgaaaAAGATACTAACTTATGTCTTTCTAAAATAGGATATTTCGTAAGAACTTGTAAGTTACTCTTACCAAACAGCGCGAGTAACGCTTGAAGGGCGAACTGCACTGCTCGCCTCGACACTTGCTTGCCGGTTCTCAAACTGACTTCGAGTTGACCAACCTCCATAAGGTCGAAGCCCAAACTAGCAAAGAGTTCGTGTGATCCTGCGGCACGCCACACTCGCACAGGAAGTTTGACCTCCTGTCCCTCTGAAGCACAACTTGCCCTTCGCATAGCTGCAATTACATCTTCCGCTGCTTCGGGAGCCTGaagttgtaaaaaaaaatatttgaaaataatttattgtatatCACACACCATCTCGATCAAGTAGAATCCATTGAATATCTTGTAGTTCTTTACCTGCAAAAGGCGCACAAGTGCATGCAGAGATGCGTGGCCCAAGCCAAGTAAAGCTTGCAAGCTAGCGCTACACCTGGTGAGCCGCTCTTCTGGGTCACTCTGAGGAAAGAATACTGATGGTCGAATGCCGTTACCCGCAGGCTCAAATCTAAATCCGACGGACATGAGTAGCTCGCGCCAACCCGTCGCTGAACCTACTTTGTTCTCAATACTCTTTTGTGTAGTGTACATAGCATTTTTCTGACCACAGTGAATGCGCTGCAGCGACTTTTCCACGAGGTGCAATGTAACACGAAGAGCATCTCTGCTATGCTCTGGTCCGCTACGTAATAATTCTGCTAGTGCCTGACCCATTAATGCCACCTTGAACGTAACACATCGTAAATATCCATTGCGATTAAAATGATTCAATTCGGTAGCATAACCAACCTTATTAGATAATCTTGTATCACCTCCCAACAACAACCACCCAGCCCAGTTCGCTGGGTGCGCAAAGTGTCTAGTGTGCTGCACAGTCTGCATTGCCTCGGCTAGCGCTCTGGAGGCCCTTTGACCTTGCAACATCGCGCTGTAAAACGCTCTAAGCAATATACTTCCAGCCGTTGGTGGTACCGGCCACATGCCAATAAGAACGCATTGGGCTCCCGAGCTGAGGAGTGAACGAGCCAGACGCTGCACACCCTGGACGCTGACGCTACTAGCGGTATCACTACTCCAGTGGCTGCTCGACACAACCACGAGACGCGCAGTCAATCGCATGAGATCGGCACAGCAGTCCAATAAGTACTCGGGCTTGTCAGTTGGCTCTTCACACTGCTCAGCCGTGAGAGCCAGACTGGGATTGCCAGACCAAAAAACTGGTACCGTCAGATGCACACACTCGGCATCCGGCAGGCTTCGTAGAACCGCTGAACGAGTTGCCTCTGCGCCTGTAataatagttaaaaaaaaaaaatgtccatTTGTCATGATGAAcgttatgaaaatatttataatattttattttggtaCTCACCAAGTAAAGGCCTTGTCTCGAGCAGCTCAGCGACGATATTAGCCTCAGTTTCGGCTGATGAAACGTTCTCGGTCCAACCATGTTCCTCGCGAACCTTTTCAGGAACTGAGGGGTTACCCGCAACGAGAGCAGCCACTGTTGCATTACCCTCGGGCATTGGTGTCTTCGACCGACGCTTTAACGCGCTAAGCGACGGTACTACAAGAAGCGAAAACCTCTCGCAGAGATAATCTTCACCTAAATATACgtcaaaaattaaaagcttGAAATCTTATATATAACATTGCGACTTACCGGGTCCAGCTTGCAGTGCTGGTAGCGGTGCCAGGTACAGCGACTCTTCTACCACCAAAATTAGCTCCTTCCTAGGCATCGGCAGTAGATCTTCAAAAGGTGCCAGCAAAAGCTCGTATAGTCCTTGCAAAGCTGGCGGTGCCTGCCAGACAGGTCCGCCTCTCTGTTGGGCCCAACGAGCACTACCCGCTCTTGAACTCAACGATCCAACACTGAACAAACTGCTGAGACTATACGAGCTCGCGTTGAGATGATGTCCTCGAGCTGGGATCTTGGGAGGGCAGTTCTCGTCGAGGATTGCCGTATCTCCCGCCGATTCACCAAGCAACAGAGCCTCGCGCGCCTCCAGCACGCGCTTCTCTAGGCTTGGACCATTCGCCAGGCTGCTCGAGTAAAAACGGAGAAGACCTCGACCTGGTGCTAAACACCAGCTGTGAACTTGGTCGTCCACCTCGCTAAAATTAATTAGTGCATTCATGTTTTATAAAGTGCTTGTGTTCAACtggatatttttattaacaaatccATACCTATAATACAACACAATGCCTCTTTGCCTATCAACAATTTCCGAGAAATGCGCGGTTAAATCTTGAGGCGTGCCATCTCTAGACCTCCTAGATCTTTCGGCCCAATTGAGCGCCTCTTCGTTTCTGCCCAAGTTGACGAGAACCTTTTGGAGCATGCGATACGCTTGTGAAACAAGTTCTGCTCTATTCGGCTGCTGTCCACTCGTTGGTAACGACGAACTCGTGCAACAGCCGTCCAGAGACTCTAGTAGCGCTGCCGCCTTTTCCAGTTGTTCAACAGCAATCTGCGGTTCTCCTGCTTCCCAGTGCACGAGACCTAGCCTATGGCGCAAACGAGCTGCCTCCTCCCGACGCCCCAAACCCTCAGAGAGTGAAAGACCAGACTGTAGATAACTTAGTGCTCGTGGTAAATCGCCTGTAAggttaataaaaattgataattacTGAATGTCTCAATATGAGTGCATAAGTCACAACACACGTACCACATAGATGGTGCAGTCTGCCGAGATTGGAAAAAGCTGCAGCCCTAGCCGGTAGatcggcggcagcggcggccaAGCTGAGCGATTGTTCCTGTAATCGGATGGCCTCTTGGAGCTGTCCAAGTGCCTCTTGCGCAGCAGCAAGATTAGCACAAGCTCGAGCTTGCAGACCTGCAGCATCGAGACTCTCAGCAATGGAGAGCTCGAGTTGATGGTGCTGGAGAGCCGTATCCGGATCGTCCATGAGTAGATGCACAGCACCGAGGCCACTTGCTGCCTCAGCTTCCGCGGCTTTATCTCCAAGgccgcgagcgagagctagTTGGTGTGTGAGACAACTTACTGCCTGTTCATGATTACCCAAAGCAGCATGTATCCTGCCTGTTAAATTTAGAATGTCAGAATTtagaaaaatctaaaaatcatCGCTAatcaaattgtt
The sequence above is a segment of the Nasonia vitripennis strain AsymCx chromosome 3, Nvit_psr_1.1, whole genome shotgun sequence genome. Coding sequences within it:
- the LOC100119852 gene encoding tetratricopeptide repeat protein 28 isoform X2, which encodes MSHRDISEVEPEGSSALAAGSRALFLETVRRSNAACQNGDYALAATLYTEALALDPLSHVLYSNRSAARLKMGMFALALQDAVRATELSPQWPKAYYRQGVALQCLGRYGEALVAFSIGLARDPNNCQLLSGLVEASLKSPLRITLEPTFQQLRAMKLDESPFVVISVVGQELLGAGQYRAAAGVLEAALTIGSCSLKLRGSVFSALSSAYWALNSLDKAISYMQQDLGVARSLGDTQGECRAHGNLGSAYFSKGSFKEALTAHRYQLVLAMKCKDTQAAASALTSLGHVYTAIGDLPNALASHKQCVQLVKQIGDRLQEAREIGNVGAVYLAMGEFESAVDCHTQHLRIARRLGDRVEEARAFSNLGSSHHYRRNFGQAMTYHENVLRIAQELGDKAIETRAYAGLGHAARCAGDLQQAKLWHQRQLDVALTTKDKVAEGRACSNLGIVYQLLGDHDAALKLHQAHLSIARSLGDRAGMGRAYGNIGNAYNALGYYDQAIKYHKQELTISKEVNDRSSEASTHGNLAVAYQAVQGHEAALRHYRAHLAIARELKDAAGEACALLNLANCLSSRARFEEAIPYYENYLMLSQELHDVEGEAKACHFLGYAHYCLGNHREAVRYYDQDLALAKDLQDKSGMGRAYCNLGLAHLALSNLDTALECQKYYLAIAHMTKHIAGKFRALGNIGDCLLRLGEIDEAIKMHQRQLNLARQAADRGLEAAAYGALGVAHRATRNLDKALGFHTQELTLRQEAADLGGECRAHGNLGAVHMALGQYTHAVKCYQEQLERARELGDSGIEAQALGNLGIARLNMAHYEDAIGYLEQQLSTLEPLTSNTALADKARALGNLGDCYEALGDPEEAIKCHEQQLVAAVRLGSVREQERAYRGLGRAREATGNYQEALVCFEKRLVAAHEVDSPESRGAAAYGDLGRIHAALGNHEQAVSCLTHQLALARGLGDKAAEAEAASGLGAVHLLMDDPDTALQHHQLELSIAESLDAAGLQARACANLAAAQEALGQLQEAIRLQEQSLSLAAAAADLPARAAAFSNLGRLHHLCGDLPRALSYLQSGLSLSEGLGRREEAARLRHRLGLVHWEAGEPQIAVEQLEKAAALLESLDGCCTSSSLPTSGQQPNRAELVSQAYRMLQKVLVNLGRNEEALNWAERSRRSRDGTPQDLTAHFSEIVDRQRGIVLYYSEVDDQVHSWCLAPGRGLLRFYSSSLANGPSLEKRVLEAREALLLGESAGDTAILDENCPPKIPARGHHLNASSYSLSSLFSVGSLSSRAGSARWAQQRGGPVWQAPPALQGLYELLLAPFEDLLPMPRKELILVVEESLYLAPLPALQAGPGEDYLCERFSLLVVPSLSALKRRSKTPMPEGNATVAALVAGNPSVPEKVREEHGWTENVSSAETEANIVAELLETRPLLGAEATRSAVLRSLPDAECVHLTVPVFWSGNPSLALTAEQCEEPTDKPEYLLDCCADLMRLTARLVVVSSSHWSSDTASSVSVQGVQRLARSLLSSGAQCVLIGMWPVPPTAGSILLRAFYSAMLQGQRASRALAEAMQTVQHTRHFAHPANWAGWLLLGGDTRLSNKVALMGQALAELLRSGPEHSRDALRVTLHLVEKSLQRIHCGQKNAMYTTQKSIENKVGSATGWRELLMSVGFRFEPAGNGIRPSVFFPQSDPEERLTRCSASLQALLGLGHASLHALVRLLQAPEAAEDVIAAMRRASCASEGQEVKLPVRVWRAAGSHELFASLGFDLMEVGQLEVSLRTGKQVSRRAVQFALQALLALFDTQEAPKSLSLDSGSSMENLAPIPQTERGLSERPRLGGAFASYVKHRGEPDGKTMETPSLSLPRLDCQNAQDELSESFTLNPPAAALSLNHQTRIRNLYPDQCSVPRPGSSSSGSVTDWESSGHSTILRRQPLPALPATVLERLSVRTELGTGPTTMNTPRKTPQTLMSNGSKSNEPISEQETAQTSEASHHHPHSHSNIRNLATSLTSLTRELTPTISEVYHERNLGLGLAPSLSKLLEEVGGCPVSENEEQTHELIGRNNIVVGHSQTTSWLQNETELCRRDEADGRSIAESQCSATSSNKIRRKAPPPPL